A stretch of Mesorhizobium sp. M2A.F.Ca.ET.046.03.2.1 DNA encodes these proteins:
- the rimO gene encoding 30S ribosomal protein S12 methylthiotransferase RimO, whose product MSAPRVSFVSLGCPKALVDSERIITRLRAEGYEIARKHDGADLVVVNTCGFLDSARDESLNAIGSALSENGRVIVTGCLGAEPDVIREKHPNVLAITGPQAYESVMAAVHEAAPPSHDPYVDLLPPQGVKLTPRHYAYLKISEGCNNRCTFCIIPALRGDLVSRPAADVLREAEKLAKAGVKEILVISQDTSAYGIDIKYQTSMFGDREVRAKFLDLAEELGKLGIWIRMHYVYPYPHVADVIPLMAEGKILPYLDIPFQHASPQVLKNMRRPAHGEKTLDRIRGWREVCPDLAIRSTFIVGFPGETEDDFQMLLDWLDEAKIDRAGCFKYEPVKGARSNDLGLEQVPQEIKEARWHRFMQRQQKISAAQLAKKVGKRLPVLVDEAHGASGKGRTKYDAPEIDGSVHIQSRRPLRAGEIVTVKIDRADAYDLYGSAV is encoded by the coding sequence ATGTCCGCCCCACGCGTCAGTTTCGTCAGTCTTGGATGTCCGAAGGCGCTCGTCGATTCCGAGCGCATCATCACGCGGCTCCGCGCCGAAGGTTATGAGATCGCGCGCAAGCACGATGGCGCCGACCTCGTCGTCGTCAACACTTGCGGCTTCCTCGATTCCGCCCGCGACGAGTCGCTCAACGCCATCGGTTCCGCCCTTTCGGAAAATGGCCGTGTCATCGTCACCGGCTGCCTCGGCGCCGAGCCGGACGTCATCCGCGAAAAACATCCCAATGTGCTGGCGATCACCGGCCCGCAGGCCTATGAGAGCGTGATGGCGGCGGTCCACGAGGCGGCTCCGCCCAGTCACGATCCCTATGTCGATCTGCTGCCGCCGCAGGGCGTGAAGCTCACCCCGCGCCACTACGCCTATCTGAAGATTTCCGAGGGCTGCAACAACCGCTGCACCTTCTGCATCATCCCGGCGCTGCGCGGCGATCTGGTCTCGCGGCCGGCGGCGGACGTACTGCGCGAAGCCGAAAAACTCGCCAAGGCCGGCGTCAAGGAAATCCTCGTAATCTCGCAGGACACCAGCGCCTACGGCATCGACATCAAGTACCAGACATCGATGTTCGGCGACCGCGAGGTGCGGGCGAAATTCCTCGACCTTGCCGAGGAACTCGGCAAGCTCGGCATCTGGATACGCATGCATTATGTGTACCCCTACCCGCATGTCGCCGACGTCATTCCGCTGATGGCGGAAGGAAAGATCCTGCCCTATCTCGACATCCCCTTCCAGCACGCCTCGCCGCAGGTGCTGAAGAACATGCGGCGCCCCGCGCATGGCGAAAAGACGCTGGACCGTATCCGCGGCTGGCGCGAGGTCTGCCCGGATCTCGCCATCCGCTCCACCTTCATCGTCGGTTTCCCCGGCGAGACCGAGGACGATTTCCAGATGCTGCTCGACTGGCTGGACGAAGCCAAGATTGACCGCGCCGGCTGCTTCAAATATGAGCCTGTCAAGGGCGCGCGCTCCAACGACCTCGGGCTCGAACAGGTGCCGCAGGAAATCAAGGAAGCGCGCTGGCACCGCTTCATGCAGCGCCAGCAGAAGATTTCCGCCGCGCAGTTGGCCAAGAAAGTCGGCAAGCGCCTGCCGGTGCTGGTCGACGAGGCGCATGGCGCGTCCGGCAAAGGCCGCACCAAATACGACGCGCCGGAGATCGACGGCTCGGTCCACATCCAGTCGCGGCGGCCGCTGCGCGCCGGCGAGATCGTCACCGTCAAGATCGACCGCGCCGACGCTTACGATCTTTACGGATCGGCCGTCTGA
- a CDS encoding TerC family protein, translated as MEIFTATGLSALLQVVAIDLALAGDNAIVIGLAAAGLPADQRKRAIIVGIAAATVLRIVFALITQWLLSIGPMLLIAGGLLLLWVCWKMWRELRVSHDDERDATEALSNNDYNKDGSVAGKGARKTFSQAAWQIVIADVSMSLDNVLAVAGAAMKHPTVLIIGLALSIALMGFAASFVARLLHRYRWIAYIGLLIILYVAINMLLGGAVQQFPDHFAFLAPWFGSDAH; from the coding sequence ATGGAAATATTCACTGCCACAGGCCTTTCAGCTCTCCTCCAGGTCGTCGCAATCGATCTCGCGCTCGCCGGCGACAACGCAATTGTGATCGGCCTCGCGGCGGCCGGCCTTCCCGCGGATCAGCGCAAGCGCGCCATCATTGTCGGCATCGCTGCGGCCACGGTCCTGCGCATCGTCTTCGCCCTCATCACGCAATGGCTGCTGAGCATCGGCCCGATGCTGCTCATCGCCGGCGGGCTTCTGCTTCTGTGGGTCTGTTGGAAGATGTGGCGCGAATTGCGCGTCAGCCATGACGACGAGCGCGATGCGACCGAAGCGCTGTCGAACAACGACTACAACAAAGACGGATCCGTCGCCGGCAAGGGAGCACGCAAGACCTTCTCTCAGGCCGCCTGGCAGATCGTAATCGCCGACGTCTCGATGTCGCTCGACAATGTGCTCGCCGTCGCCGGCGCCGCCATGAAGCATCCGACGGTGTTGATCATCGGGCTGGCCCTTTCGATCGCCCTGATGGGTTTTGCCGCTTCCTTTGTCGCCCGGCTGCTGCATCGATATCGCTGGATCGCCTATATCGGCCTGCTGATCATCTTGTACGTGGCGATCAACATGCTTCTCGGCGGCGCCGTGCAGCAGTTCCCCGACCATTTTGCCTTCCTGGCGCCCTGGTTCGGGTCGGACGCTCACTAG
- a CDS encoding DUF930 domain-containing protein produces MLLLAPMKKLCLMVLASLAPVLPAKAMDNALRAGLMKLDPETRLEQRCDAEVLDRISHDDRNYKADRVVAYAFATPQMSADAIKSSGAAFRSKGQWYRLKFKCQTAPDHMQVLQFRYKIGDEIPESDWAKYNLYD; encoded by the coding sequence ATGCTGCTTCTCGCGCCCATGAAAAAGCTCTGCCTGATGGTTCTGGCGTCGCTGGCGCCGGTCTTGCCGGCCAAGGCGATGGACAATGCGTTGCGCGCCGGCCTGATGAAACTCGATCCCGAAACCCGCCTCGAGCAGCGGTGCGACGCAGAAGTGCTCGACCGGATCAGCCACGACGATCGCAACTACAAAGCCGACCGGGTCGTGGCCTACGCCTTCGCCACGCCGCAGATGAGCGCCGATGCCATCAAGAGCTCAGGCGCCGCCTTCCGCAGCAAGGGCCAATGGTACCGGCTGAAGTTCAAATGCCAGACCGCGCCGGACCATATGCAGGTGCTGCAGTTCCGCTACAAGATCGGTGACGAAATCCCCGAATCCGACTGGGCCAAATACAATCTCTACGACTAG
- a CDS encoding septal ring lytic transglycosylase RlpA family protein, whose product MQTPTRPRLRRASAFALCALSGLLLAACASQPQPKGMVYKKARPKEYFAESEYGVKASPRVQFMRRGGGRDQLGKPYQVRGKWYYPKEDKKGFTKVGLASWYGDAFHGRLTANGEVYDMTHLTAAHPTMPLPSYARVTNLETGSSVIVRVNDRGPYHEGRIIDVSERAAQMLDYDKVGTARVKVEYVGRAPLDGDDDQYLVASYRPGNNRPDPSDGLPTGVMVAMNGPSPSLSVGAPPAVPFPGQLTNSGQAFAAQPGLSEQPTVQPAAFTVQGASDVVLPDFGPIVPERPDLGLPPNSPFAMASLSYADERVKRADVFAALDAGGMSPADILRSWKKSNRQEQAPGSDYVAAGSFDEAADAKRVAAALEPFGRPEIQRTELDGNDWYAVNVYPDGHGSIDDLLQAAWSHGAPDALVVRN is encoded by the coding sequence ATGCAGACTCCGACGCGCCCGCGTCTTCGTCGCGCTTCTGCTTTCGCCCTGTGCGCCCTTTCGGGCCTGCTGCTGGCTGCCTGCGCCTCACAGCCCCAGCCGAAGGGGATGGTCTACAAGAAGGCCCGTCCCAAGGAATATTTCGCGGAATCCGAATATGGCGTGAAGGCAAGCCCGCGCGTCCAGTTCATGCGCCGGGGCGGCGGCCGCGACCAGCTCGGCAAGCCCTACCAGGTTCGCGGCAAGTGGTATTATCCGAAGGAAGACAAGAAGGGCTTCACCAAGGTCGGGCTGGCCTCCTGGTATGGCGATGCCTTCCACGGGCGTTTGACCGCCAATGGCGAAGTCTATGACATGACGCATCTGACGGCGGCGCATCCGACGATGCCACTGCCGAGCTATGCCCGCGTCACCAATCTGGAGACCGGCAGTTCCGTGATCGTTCGCGTCAACGACCGGGGTCCCTATCATGAGGGCCGCATCATCGACGTCTCCGAACGCGCCGCGCAGATGCTCGACTATGACAAGGTCGGCACGGCCCGGGTCAAAGTCGAATATGTCGGCCGCGCGCCGCTCGATGGCGACGACGACCAGTATCTGGTGGCGTCCTACCGCCCCGGCAACAACCGGCCGGATCCGTCGGACGGCCTGCCGACCGGTGTGATGGTGGCCATGAACGGCCCGTCGCCGAGCCTCTCGGTGGGCGCGCCGCCGGCCGTGCCGTTCCCTGGACAGTTGACCAATTCGGGGCAGGCCTTTGCCGCGCAGCCGGGCCTGTCGGAACAGCCGACCGTGCAGCCGGCAGCCTTCACGGTGCAAGGCGCCAGTGATGTCGTGCTGCCCGATTTCGGACCGATCGTGCCGGAGCGGCCGGATCTCGGCCTGCCGCCGAACTCGCCCTTCGCCATGGCTTCGCTGTCCTATGCGGATGAGCGGGTGAAGCGCGCCGATGTCTTTGCCGCGCTCGATGCCGGCGGCATGTCGCCGGCCGATATCCTGCGATCGTGGAAGAAATCGAACCGCCAGGAACAGGCGCCCGGATCCGACTACGTCGCCGCCGGTTCCTTCGACGAAGCCGCCGACGCCAAGCGTGTGGCCGCGGCGCTCGAGCCGTTCGGCCGGCCGGAGATCCAGCGCACCGAGCTCGACGGCAATGATTGGTACGCGGTCAATGTCTATCCGGACGGGCACGGCAGCATTGACGACCTGCTCCAGGCAGCCTGGTCGCATGGCGCGCCGGACGCGCTGGTTGTGCGTAACTGA
- a CDS encoding D-alanyl-D-alanine carboxypeptidase family protein: protein MQLRVLPPFASLLGLVLALLCAAPAGAQLFETKATQAFMIDADTGTVLFAKDPDKPIPPASMAKLMTMEVVFNALKAKRITLDDTFVVSENAWRTGGAPSGTSTMFAKLKSEVRVEDLIQGVTVQAANDGCIVLAEGMAGSEANFAAQMTDRARQLGLSKSTFVNSTGLPADGQQTTVRELTMLALHLWRDYPEFFHYYGQPDFTWNKIAQRNRNPLIAMGIEADGFVAGASEQAGFGLVGTVSHNGIRVIAALTGLANDRERSEEARKLLDWGSRSFQKTEIFAKDEVVGEAQVFGGAKSGLALKAKGPVDIFLPIANRDKLTARIVYQGPVSAPVEEGQPVGELRVWIGDTLSQQTPLYAAESVKVGTLPQRALDAAKELAVGWLRQKHL, encoded by the coding sequence ATGCAATTGCGCGTTCTTCCGCCTTTCGCCAGCCTTCTGGGATTGGTGCTGGCGCTGTTGTGCGCCGCCCCGGCTGGCGCGCAGCTGTTCGAGACCAAGGCGACGCAGGCGTTCATGATCGATGCCGACACCGGCACGGTGCTCTTCGCCAAGGACCCCGACAAGCCGATCCCACCGGCCTCGATGGCCAAGCTGATGACGATGGAGGTGGTCTTCAACGCTCTCAAGGCGAAGCGGATCACGCTCGACGACACGTTTGTCGTCAGCGAAAACGCCTGGCGCACCGGCGGCGCGCCGTCCGGGACCTCGACCATGTTCGCAAAGCTCAAATCCGAGGTCCGCGTCGAGGACCTGATCCAGGGTGTCACCGTGCAGGCCGCCAATGACGGCTGCATCGTGCTTGCCGAGGGCATGGCCGGCTCGGAAGCGAATTTCGCCGCGCAGATGACGGATCGCGCCCGCCAGCTCGGCCTGTCGAAATCGACCTTCGTCAATTCGACGGGCCTGCCTGCCGACGGCCAGCAGACGACGGTGCGCGAGCTGACGATGCTGGCGCTGCATCTGTGGCGCGACTACCCGGAGTTCTTCCACTATTACGGCCAGCCGGACTTCACCTGGAACAAGATCGCGCAAAGGAACCGCAATCCACTGATCGCCATGGGGATCGAAGCCGACGGCTTTGTGGCCGGCGCCAGCGAACAGGCGGGCTTCGGCCTAGTCGGCACAGTCAGCCACAACGGCATCCGCGTGATCGCCGCGCTCACTGGCCTGGCGAATGACCGCGAACGCTCAGAAGAGGCGCGCAAGCTGCTCGACTGGGGCTCGCGGTCGTTCCAGAAGACCGAGATCTTCGCCAAGGACGAGGTGGTCGGGGAAGCGCAGGTCTTCGGCGGCGCCAAATCCGGCCTGGCCTTGAAAGCCAAGGGCCCCGTGGACATCTTTCTTCCGATAGCCAACCGCGACAAGCTGACCGCCAGGATCGTCTATCAGGGTCCAGTGTCGGCGCCGGTCGAGGAAGGGCAACCGGTCGGTGAGCTGCGCGTTTGGATAGGCGATACGCTTAGCCAGCAGACGCCGCTCTATGCCGCCGAATCGGTGAAGGTGGGCACGCTGCCGCAGCGTGCGCTCGACGCGGCCAAGGAACTCGCTGTCGGCTGGCTGCGTCAGAAACATTTGTGA